One region of Oreochromis aureus strain Israel breed Guangdong linkage group 19, ZZ_aureus, whole genome shotgun sequence genomic DNA includes:
- the rtn1a gene encoding reticulon-1a isoform X4, producing the protein MGAAAIDLLYWRNVKQSGAVFSSVLLLLFSLTQFSVVSVGAYLALAALSATISFRIYKSVLQAVQKTDEGHPFKAYLEMEIALSQDQISKYADKILLYTNTCMKELRRLFLVQDLVDSLKFAVLMWLLTYVGALFNGLTLLILAVVSMFTLPVVYEKHQAQIDQYVGLIRTQVNSVVGKIQAKIPGAKRKEE; encoded by the exons ATGGGAGCCGCAG CGATTGATCTGCTCTACTGGAGGAATGTGAAACAGTCAGGGGCCGTGTTTAGCAGCGtgcttctgctcctcttctcccTGACCCAGTTCAGTGTGGTCAGTGTCGGAGCTTACTTAGCCCTGGCTGCCCTCTCGGCCACCATCAGCTTCAGGATCTACAAGTCTGTACTGCAGGCTGTGCAGAAGACAGATGAGGGACATCCTTTCAA AGCCTACCTGGAGATGGAAATCGCTCTGTCTCAGGACCAGATTAGTAAATATGCTGACAAAATCCTGCTCTACACCAACACCTGTATGAAGGAGCTCCGCAGGCTGTTCCTTGTACAAGATCTGGTTGACTCTTTGAAG TTTGCTGTTCTGATGTGGCTCCTGACCTACGTAGGCGCTCTCTTCAATGGCCTGACACTGCTCATCCTAG CTGTGGTCTCCATGTTCACCTTGCCTGTGGTCTATGAGAAACATCAG GCACAAATTGATCAGTACGTGGGACTAATACGGACCCAGGTCAACTCTGTGGTGGGCAA GATCCAGGCAAAGATTCCTGGAGCCAAGAGGAAGGAGGAGTAG
- the rtn1a gene encoding reticulon-1a isoform X5 produces the protein MCAIDLLYWRNVKQSGAVFSSVLLLLFSLTQFSVVSVGAYLALAALSATISFRIYKSVLQAVQKTDEGHPFKAYLEMEIALSQDQISKYADKILLYTNTCMKELRRLFLVQDLVDSLKFAVLMWLLTYVGALFNGLTLLILAVVSMFTLPVVYEKHQAQIDQYVGLIRTQVNSVVGKIQAKIPGAKRKEE, from the exons ATGTGTG CGATTGATCTGCTCTACTGGAGGAATGTGAAACAGTCAGGGGCCGTGTTTAGCAGCGtgcttctgctcctcttctcccTGACCCAGTTCAGTGTGGTCAGTGTCGGAGCTTACTTAGCCCTGGCTGCCCTCTCGGCCACCATCAGCTTCAGGATCTACAAGTCTGTACTGCAGGCTGTGCAGAAGACAGATGAGGGACATCCTTTCAA AGCCTACCTGGAGATGGAAATCGCTCTGTCTCAGGACCAGATTAGTAAATATGCTGACAAAATCCTGCTCTACACCAACACCTGTATGAAGGAGCTCCGCAGGCTGTTCCTTGTACAAGATCTGGTTGACTCTTTGAAG TTTGCTGTTCTGATGTGGCTCCTGACCTACGTAGGCGCTCTCTTCAATGGCCTGACACTGCTCATCCTAG CTGTGGTCTCCATGTTCACCTTGCCTGTGGTCTATGAGAAACATCAG GCACAAATTGATCAGTACGTGGGACTAATACGGACCCAGGTCAACTCTGTGGTGGGCAA GATCCAGGCAAAGATTCCTGGAGCCAAGAGGAAGGAGGAGTAG
- the rtn1a gene encoding reticulon-1a isoform X2, translating to METSPCFQPTQPTARGGPVGCWSCNAIDLLYWRNVKQSGAVFSSVLLLLFSLTQFSVVSVGAYLALAALSATISFRIYKSVLQAVQKTDEGHPFKAYLEMEIALSQDQISKYADKILLYTNTCMKELRRLFLVQDLVDSLKFAVLMWLLTYVGALFNGLTLLILAVVSMFTLPVVYEKHQAQIDQYVGLIRTQVNSVVGKIQAKIPGAKRKEE from the exons ATGGAAACAAGCCCGTGTTTCCAGCCGACACAGCCGACTGCCAGAGGAGGACCCGTCGGCTGCTGGAGCTGTAATG CGATTGATCTGCTCTACTGGAGGAATGTGAAACAGTCAGGGGCCGTGTTTAGCAGCGtgcttctgctcctcttctcccTGACCCAGTTCAGTGTGGTCAGTGTCGGAGCTTACTTAGCCCTGGCTGCCCTCTCGGCCACCATCAGCTTCAGGATCTACAAGTCTGTACTGCAGGCTGTGCAGAAGACAGATGAGGGACATCCTTTCAA AGCCTACCTGGAGATGGAAATCGCTCTGTCTCAGGACCAGATTAGTAAATATGCTGACAAAATCCTGCTCTACACCAACACCTGTATGAAGGAGCTCCGCAGGCTGTTCCTTGTACAAGATCTGGTTGACTCTTTGAAG TTTGCTGTTCTGATGTGGCTCCTGACCTACGTAGGCGCTCTCTTCAATGGCCTGACACTGCTCATCCTAG CTGTGGTCTCCATGTTCACCTTGCCTGTGGTCTATGAGAAACATCAG GCACAAATTGATCAGTACGTGGGACTAATACGGACCCAGGTCAACTCTGTGGTGGGCAA GATCCAGGCAAAGATTCCTGGAGCCAAGAGGAAGGAGGAGTAG
- the rtn1a gene encoding reticulon-1a isoform X3, producing MQGAADVTKKECSWSSWKGQAIDLLYWRNVKQSGAVFSSVLLLLFSLTQFSVVSVGAYLALAALSATISFRIYKSVLQAVQKTDEGHPFKAYLEMEIALSQDQISKYADKILLYTNTCMKELRRLFLVQDLVDSLKFAVLMWLLTYVGALFNGLTLLILAVVSMFTLPVVYEKHQAQIDQYVGLIRTQVNSVVGKIQAKIPGAKRKEE from the exons ATGCAGGGAGCTGCAGACGTGACCAAGAAGGAATGCTCCTGGAGCAGTTGGAAAGGCCAGG CGATTGATCTGCTCTACTGGAGGAATGTGAAACAGTCAGGGGCCGTGTTTAGCAGCGtgcttctgctcctcttctcccTGACCCAGTTCAGTGTGGTCAGTGTCGGAGCTTACTTAGCCCTGGCTGCCCTCTCGGCCACCATCAGCTTCAGGATCTACAAGTCTGTACTGCAGGCTGTGCAGAAGACAGATGAGGGACATCCTTTCAA AGCCTACCTGGAGATGGAAATCGCTCTGTCTCAGGACCAGATTAGTAAATATGCTGACAAAATCCTGCTCTACACCAACACCTGTATGAAGGAGCTCCGCAGGCTGTTCCTTGTACAAGATCTGGTTGACTCTTTGAAG TTTGCTGTTCTGATGTGGCTCCTGACCTACGTAGGCGCTCTCTTCAATGGCCTGACACTGCTCATCCTAG CTGTGGTCTCCATGTTCACCTTGCCTGTGGTCTATGAGAAACATCAG GCACAAATTGATCAGTACGTGGGACTAATACGGACCCAGGTCAACTCTGTGGTGGGCAA GATCCAGGCAAAGATTCCTGGAGCCAAGAGGAAGGAGGAGTAG